The window GCCTTGCCGATGAAAACCTGATGCAGGTCAGCGTGGTTATCTCCCGGCTCAAGGAACTGGCCCAGCAGGCCGCCACAGGCACTTACACGGCGGACAACCGGGAGCAGATATCCTTCGAGGCCCGCCAGCTCTACAATCAACTGATCACCCTCTCCAATGCGTCCTATGAGGGGAAATACATCTATGCCGGCCATAAAACGGATACACCGGCTTTTCGGCAAGCTCTCTTCGCGCAGAGTAACGGGAATGGTGGGCTGGATGACCGCATTCTGAGTGTTGACGGAGATGCGGGCAGAGCAATGGTTGTCCGTTTCACACAGAGCGGTAACTTTTCGAACTCCAATCCTGCATTTCATTTTTCGGAGGACGGCGGAAAAACGTGGCAAATTGGCACATATGATACCACGGCACCTGCTAATCCCCAAGTCATGAACCTTGGTGGCGTTCGCATTCAAATCGATGCCTCCGCTCCAGCTGATCCTGATCCGACAGTTCTGTCAAATGACCCGGAGAATCTCAGCGACACCAGCGGCACGTGGCTCTGGGTGCGGCCGTCGGCAGTGTACCAGGGTGACGATGAAGACAGCATCCAGGTTGACCACTTTGGGTCTAATACTTTGGCCCTGGCCCCCGAGGCTGCCGGCGTCTTCAAGAAAAACGTCAATGTCCGCATCGACTCGAATGACGGCACGAACATTGGCTTTTCTTACAGCACCGACGGAGGGCGCAGTTGGACGGAGGGGAATACGGCTCCAGAGGGCAGCCCAACCCTCCCGGTTCCTGGGGGTTTTCTGAACCTCGCCGTTAATCCCGTCCCGGGCGACCAATTCGTCATCCGTCCCAGTCGGGCCCTGATGCATGTCGAGGTATCCCAGAATGAAACGGTTCAGATCAACAACATCGGCAAGGAAGTTTTCGGTGGGCTGTACAGGGACGGTTCGGGCAACAACCAACCGGTGGAGCTTCGCGGGAAGCTGTCCAACAATCTTTTCGAAACCGTCGGGAAGCTGGTTGGGTACCTGGAGACGAATACCCAGCAGGGGGCTCAGCAGGCCCTGGACGACCTGAACGACGCCCATGCCCATATTACCACGTACCTGGCCGGTGTCGGGGCGCGGCAGAATCGGTTGGATTTGACGGACAACATCCTGGCCGG of the Desulfonatronum thioautotrophicum genome contains:
- the flgL gene encoding flagellar hook-associated protein FlgL, producing MRVSHRNIYANVLGYMNRSLSGLVELNLQASSQKKINRPSDDPIGMSRVLNYRDSMASMTQYRKNIDTAKGWNGLADENLMQVSVVISRLKELAQQAATGTYTADNREQISFEARQLYNQLITLSNASYEGKYIYAGHKTDTPAFRQALFAQSNGNGGLDDRILSVDGDAGRAMVVRFTQSGNFSNSNPAFHFSEDGGKTWQIGTYDTTAPANPQVMNLGGVRIQIDASAPADPDPTVLSNDPENLSDTSGTWLWVRPSAVYQGDDEDSIQVDHFGSNTLALAPEAAGVFKKNVNVRIDSNDGTNIGFSYSTDGGRSWTEGNTAPEGSPTLPVPGGFLNLAVNPVPGDQFVIRPSRALMHVEVSQNETVQINNIGKEVFGGLYRDGSGNNQPVELRGKLSNNLFETVGKLVGYLETNTQQGAQQALDDLNDAHAHITTYLAGVGARQNRLDLTDNILAGLQLNASERKSKIEDVDVAELMTQMHMQQITYEAVLKSSTTIMRMSLVNLI